AGAGATTGCGGATTACCTTGACGTTCCACTGGGTGATGTCGAGGTATCGCGCTTCGCTGACGACGAGATCCTGGTCCAGATCTTCGAGAATGTCAGGGGTGCCGACGTCTTCGTGATCCAGCCCACCTGCCGACCCGTCAACGAGAACCTGATGGAACTGTTGGTGATCATTGATGCCTTGAAGCGGGCGTCGGC
The Candidatus Methylomirabilota bacterium DNA segment above includes these coding regions:
- a CDS encoding ribose-phosphate pyrophosphokinase-like domain-containing protein, yielding MADRLILFSGNANPALSQEIADYLDVPLGDVEVSRFADDEILVQIFENVRGADVFVIQPTCRPVNENLMELLVIIDALKRASA